A region from the Streptosporangium sp. NBC_01756 genome encodes:
- a CDS encoding Lrp/AsnC family transcriptional regulator, producing MVQAYILIQTEVGKAANVAGEISGISGVTQAEDVTGPYDVIVRAEARNVDELGKLVVAQIQAVEGITRTLTCPIVHI from the coding sequence ATGGTGCAGGCCTACATCCTTATCCAGACCGAGGTCGGCAAGGCGGCGAACGTGGCCGGCGAGATCTCCGGGATCTCCGGTGTCACGCAGGCCGAGGACGTCACCGGCCCCTACGATGTGATCGTCCGCGCCGAGGCACGGAACGTGGATGAGCTAGGCAAGCTTGTGGTGGCTCAGATTCAGGCGGTCGAGGGGATTACGCGTACCCTTACGTGTCCCATCGTCCATATTTGA
- a CDS encoding NAD(P)H-dependent glycerol-3-phosphate dehydrogenase codes for MTKAAVFGTGSWGTTFAMIMARAGTRTTLWGRRPEVVEAIDRRHENPDYLPGATLPETLRATTDPAEALDGADFVVLAVPSQTLRSNLIAWKPALPPDAVLVSLMKGVELGTTKRMSEVICEVAEVPQEQVAVVSGPNLVGEIIRGQPAATVVACTDERVMERLQEACHLPPWFRPYTNPDVVGVELGGAVKNVIALAVGVSAGMGLGDNVGAMLMTRGLAETSRLGEVLGADPHTFAGLAGMGDLIATCTSPLSRNRTFGKNLGQGMTLSEVVAATKQTAEGVKSCESVLELARKHDVEMPITEVVVAVVHDGMPPSEAGTLLMSRAPRPERYGG; via the coding sequence ATGACTAAGGCGGCTGTATTCGGCACGGGATCGTGGGGCACCACCTTCGCGATGATCATGGCGAGGGCGGGCACCCGGACGACCCTGTGGGGGCGGCGCCCGGAGGTCGTGGAGGCGATCGACCGGCGCCACGAGAACCCCGACTACCTGCCTGGTGCGACGCTGCCCGAGACGTTGCGCGCCACGACCGACCCCGCCGAGGCGCTCGACGGCGCCGACTTCGTGGTGCTCGCGGTCCCCTCCCAGACCCTGCGGTCGAACCTGATCGCCTGGAAGCCGGCCCTGCCGCCCGACGCGGTGCTGGTCAGCCTGATGAAGGGTGTCGAGCTGGGCACCACCAAGCGGATGAGCGAGGTGATCTGCGAGGTCGCCGAGGTGCCGCAGGAGCAGGTCGCCGTGGTGTCGGGTCCCAACCTGGTCGGCGAGATCATCCGGGGACAGCCCGCCGCGACCGTGGTCGCCTGCACCGACGAGCGGGTCATGGAGCGCCTCCAGGAGGCCTGCCACCTGCCGCCGTGGTTCCGCCCCTACACCAACCCCGACGTGGTGGGTGTGGAGCTCGGCGGAGCGGTCAAGAACGTGATCGCCCTGGCGGTCGGCGTCTCGGCCGGCATGGGGCTCGGCGACAACGTCGGGGCGATGCTGATGACGCGCGGGCTGGCCGAGACCTCCCGGCTGGGCGAGGTGCTCGGCGCGGATCCGCACACCTTCGCCGGGCTCGCCGGGATGGGCGACCTCATAGCGACCTGCACCTCCCCGCTGTCCCGGAACCGTACGTTCGGTAAGAATCTCGGCCAGGGCATGACCCTGTCCGAGGTCGTCGCCGCGACGAAACAGACCGCGGAGGGCGTCAAGTCCTGCGAGTCGGTGCTGGAGCTGGCCAGAAAGCACGATGTGGAGATGCCGATCACCGAGGTCGTGGTGGCCGTCGTCCATGACGGGATGCCGCCCAGCGAGGCCGGGACGCTGCTGATGTCCCGGGCTCCCAGGCCGGAACGGTACGGCGGGTGA
- the rpmB gene encoding 50S ribosomal protein L28 — MASVCDVCAKKPTFGNNVSHSHRRTRRRWNPNIQTVRAVVNGAPKRLNVCTSCIKAGKVTR; from the coding sequence GTGGCTTCCGTCTGCGACGTTTGCGCTAAGAAGCCGACCTTCGGCAACAACGTCTCCCACTCGCACCGCCGCACCCGCCGCCGCTGGAACCCCAACATCCAGACCGTGCGTGCAGTGGTGAACGGCGCGCCGAAGCGGCTGAACGTGTGCACCTCCTGCATCAAGGCCGGCAAGGTCACCCGCTAG
- a CDS encoding MFS transporter: protein MAADVTVPARPVAEPPAYRWRWAALAVILAAEVMDLLDAMVTNIASPTIQAELGGTAATIQWLGAAYTLSMAVGLITGGRLGDIFGRRRMFLIGAVGFTVGSLLCAIAQSPELLVGARVVQGLFGAVMLPQGLGMIKEMFPPKEMGAAFGMFGPVMGLSSVGGPILAGWLIDADFFGTGWRMIFLINLPLGLAAVIAGLRFLPESRSPHPLRLDVPGVILASVAGLLLVFPLVQGREDGWPVWSFVMMGASVVVFAGFGWFESRKSRTGGDPLVVPSLFRKRAFTGGLLTGLVFFSAMSGFMLVFNLYTQIGLGYSTLKAGLVMIPWSLGMVAGFGLAQTVARFGRKVLQGGVLVMTLGTLGVLLTITMTGATVTAWQFVPALAVAGIGMGLLMAPFFDIVLAGVEQHETGSASGTLTAVQQLGGAFGVALLGTVFFDLVTGGPNPDLAGAMRVVLWVVAGMLLLTFVTAFLLPRKAREEAIEGH from the coding sequence ATGGCCGCAGACGTGACGGTTCCGGCTCGACCGGTGGCGGAACCGCCTGCCTACCGATGGCGCTGGGCCGCCCTGGCCGTGATCCTGGCCGCCGAGGTGATGGACCTGCTCGACGCGATGGTCACCAACATCGCCTCGCCCACCATCCAGGCCGAACTCGGCGGCACCGCCGCCACGATCCAGTGGCTCGGCGCCGCCTACACGCTCTCGATGGCCGTGGGCCTGATCACCGGCGGGCGGCTGGGGGACATCTTCGGCCGCAGGCGGATGTTCCTCATCGGTGCGGTCGGGTTCACCGTGGGCTCACTGCTCTGCGCGATCGCCCAGTCCCCCGAACTGCTCGTCGGCGCCCGCGTCGTGCAGGGTCTGTTCGGCGCGGTGATGCTGCCGCAGGGACTGGGCATGATCAAGGAGATGTTCCCCCCGAAGGAGATGGGCGCGGCGTTCGGCATGTTCGGCCCCGTCATGGGCCTGTCCTCGGTGGGCGGCCCGATCCTGGCCGGATGGCTGATCGACGCCGACTTCTTCGGCACCGGCTGGCGAATGATCTTCCTGATCAACCTGCCGCTCGGCCTGGCCGCCGTCATCGCCGGGCTGCGCTTCCTGCCCGAGTCGCGCTCGCCGCACCCGCTCAGGCTCGACGTCCCCGGGGTGATCCTGGCCTCCGTGGCCGGGCTGCTCCTGGTCTTCCCGCTCGTGCAGGGCAGAGAGGACGGCTGGCCGGTCTGGTCCTTCGTCATGATGGGAGCCTCGGTCGTGGTCTTCGCGGGCTTCGGATGGTTCGAATCCCGCAAGAGCCGCACGGGCGGTGACCCGCTGGTCGTGCCGAGCCTGTTCCGCAAGCGGGCCTTCACCGGCGGCCTGCTGACCGGTCTGGTCTTCTTCTCCGCGATGTCCGGCTTCATGTTGGTGTTCAACCTCTACACCCAGATCGGCCTCGGCTACTCCACGCTCAAGGCCGGTCTCGTGATGATCCCCTGGTCGCTGGGCATGGTCGCCGGCTTCGGCCTGGCCCAGACGGTGGCGAGATTCGGCCGCAAGGTCCTGCAGGGCGGTGTTCTCGTCATGACACTCGGCACGCTCGGCGTCCTGCTGACGATCACCATGACGGGGGCGACGGTGACCGCCTGGCAGTTCGTCCCCGCCCTCGCGGTCGCCGGCATCGGCATGGGCCTGCTGATGGCGCCGTTCTTCGACATCGTGCTGGCCGGCGTCGAGCAGCACGAGACCGGTTCGGCCTCCGGCACGCTGACCGCCGTCCAGCAACTCGGCGGTGCCTTCGGCGTCGCCCTGCTCGGCACGGTCTTCTTCGATCTGGTGACCGGTGGGCCGAACCCCGACCTCGCCGGTGCGATGCGGGTCGTGCTGTGGGTGGTGGCCGGAATGCTGCTGCTGACCTTCGTCACCGCCTTCCTGCTGCCGCGGAAGGCGCGTGAAGAGGCGATCGAGGGGCACTGA
- a CDS encoding thiamine-phosphate kinase, with translation MARITGRLPQGGAVLLGPGDDAALVSAPDGRVVVTTDLLIEGRHFRRDWSSGYEIGRKAAAQNLADVVAMGADPTGIVVGLGLPPEAATDWLDDLTDGFRDECDLVGASVVGGDVTRCDLVVVAVTALGDLGGRAPVTRAGARPGDVVAVTGRLGHAAAGLALLHGGRTEPVGLIDAHRRPQPPYARGPQAAALGATSMLDVSDGLLQDLGHVARASGVGIMLAPEAFAVPPLMEEAARLLGADPLEWVLSGGDDHALAATFPEGVRLPPEWTVVGQVVEGDDVQVRGRSPERGGWDHFRK, from the coding sequence ATTGCACGTATTACTGGACGATTGCCTCAGGGCGGGGCCGTATTACTCGGGCCTGGAGACGACGCCGCACTGGTCAGCGCTCCTGACGGACGGGTCGTCGTGACAACGGACCTACTGATCGAGGGTAGGCACTTTCGTCGCGATTGGTCCAGTGGCTACGAAATAGGTCGAAAAGCCGCAGCGCAGAATCTGGCCGACGTCGTGGCGATGGGCGCCGATCCCACCGGCATCGTGGTCGGCCTCGGTCTGCCCCCCGAAGCGGCCACGGACTGGCTGGACGATCTCACCGACGGCTTCCGCGACGAGTGCGACCTCGTCGGCGCCAGCGTGGTGGGCGGCGACGTCACCCGGTGCGATCTGGTGGTGGTCGCCGTCACCGCGCTGGGAGACCTGGGCGGGCGGGCGCCGGTCACCCGCGCGGGGGCGCGTCCGGGCGACGTGGTGGCGGTGACCGGCCGGCTCGGGCACGCGGCCGCCGGGCTCGCGCTGCTCCACGGCGGCCGGACGGAGCCGGTGGGGCTGATCGACGCCCACCGCCGCCCGCAACCGCCCTACGCCCGCGGTCCCCAGGCGGCGGCGCTCGGCGCGACCTCCATGCTCGACGTCAGTGACGGCCTGCTGCAGGACCTGGGACACGTGGCGCGGGCGAGCGGGGTCGGCATCATGCTCGCCCCGGAGGCGTTCGCCGTACCCCCCCTCATGGAGGAGGCGGCCCGGCTGCTCGGGGCCGACCCGCTGGAGTGGGTGCTCTCCGGCGGGGACGACCACGCCCTCGCCGCGACCTTCCCGGAGGGAGTACGGCTCCCGCCCGAGTGGACGGTGGTCGGCCAGGTGGTCGAGGGCGACGATGTGCAGGTCAGAGGCCGTTCGCCGGAGCGCGGCGGCTGGGACCACTTCAGAAAGTGA
- a CDS encoding TetR/AcrR family transcriptional regulator, which translates to MSDELPALPWERTRRRTPPARIPLTRDRIVDAAYVVLDREGYEKLSMRQVAAELGVAVSALYAHVRSKDELFDLMYIRTFRGWTLPDPDPAHWPEQIMEFAKGSRARLREHRDLARISMGSVPFDPEVLPQLDRLLGIFRAAGLPDRVAGAAGDVISTFIDGFAYEESMWDDRRRESEEVTWKELQSSLKQYFKDLPADRFPNLVALSDFLLDKSNDDRFTLGMEIIIRGLASFAAETGASKSSDAPESGEGQG; encoded by the coding sequence ATGAGTGACGAGCTGCCCGCGCTGCCCTGGGAGCGGACACGCCGGAGGACTCCCCCCGCGCGGATCCCGCTCACCCGTGACCGGATCGTCGACGCCGCCTACGTGGTGCTCGACCGCGAGGGATACGAGAAGCTGAGCATGCGCCAGGTCGCCGCCGAGCTCGGCGTGGCGGTCTCGGCTCTCTACGCCCACGTGCGTAGCAAGGACGAGCTGTTCGATCTGATGTACATCCGGACGTTCCGCGGATGGACCCTGCCCGACCCCGACCCCGCGCACTGGCCCGAGCAGATCATGGAGTTCGCCAAGGGCAGCCGGGCCCGGCTGCGGGAGCACCGCGACCTGGCCAGGATCTCCATGGGCTCCGTGCCGTTCGATCCCGAGGTGCTGCCGCAGCTGGACCGGCTCCTCGGCATCTTCCGGGCGGCGGGGCTCCCCGACCGGGTGGCGGGCGCCGCGGGAGACGTGATCTCCACTTTCATCGACGGCTTCGCCTACGAGGAGAGCATGTGGGACGACCGCCGCCGCGAGTCCGAGGAGGTCACCTGGAAGGAGCTCCAGTCCAGCCTGAAGCAGTATTTCAAGGATCTGCCAGCCGACCGCTTCCCCAACCTGGTGGCGCTCTCGGACTTCCTGCTCGACAAGTCCAACGACGACCGGTTCACCCTGGGCATGGAGATCATCATCCGCGGGCTGGCGTCCTTCGCCGCGGAGACCGGGGCCTCGAAGTCTTCCGACGCACCGGAATCAGGCGAGGGGCAGGGCTGA
- a CDS encoding D-alanine--D-alanine ligase family protein produces the protein MSEQHGTRPRVAIVFGGRNSEHAVSILGAGSVLEAIDRSKYEVIPIGIAQDGRWVLASGDQRYAIEDDVLPSVETDGAGLALPSGGGSLVAYDSGSIPVELGQVDVVFPVMHGPFAEDGTIQGLLEMAGVRYVGSGVLASAVGMDKAYMKIVLAAAGLPVGPYVVIRDRDWRIDRDRILKEVQELGWPVFVKPARAGSSQGISKAHDLAELERAVEAAREHDPKVLVEAAIVGREIECAVLESLGDEAARASLPGEVLVHGGHEFFNFEAKYIGDDMSLSVPADIPADVAENLRAMAVRAFEALGCEGLSRVDFFYTPDGRLILNEINTMPGFTAMSVAPQLWAATGLPYAGLVDRLIQLALQRSPGLR, from the coding sequence ATGAGCGAGCAGCACGGAACCCGCCCGAGGGTCGCAATCGTCTTCGGTGGCCGTAACTCCGAGCACGCGGTCTCCATCCTTGGAGCCGGAAGCGTGCTGGAGGCCATCGACCGATCCAAGTACGAAGTGATCCCCATCGGGATCGCCCAGGACGGGCGGTGGGTGCTCGCCTCCGGCGACCAGCGCTATGCGATCGAGGACGACGTGCTGCCGTCCGTCGAGACCGACGGCGCCGGTCTGGCGCTGCCGTCCGGTGGCGGCTCGCTGGTGGCCTACGACTCCGGCAGCATCCCGGTCGAGCTCGGCCAGGTGGACGTCGTCTTCCCCGTGATGCACGGGCCGTTCGCCGAGGACGGAACGATCCAGGGTCTGCTGGAGATGGCAGGGGTCCGTTACGTCGGCTCCGGGGTGCTGGCCAGCGCGGTCGGCATGGACAAGGCCTACATGAAGATCGTGCTCGCCGCCGCCGGCCTGCCCGTCGGCCCGTATGTCGTGATCCGGGACCGTGACTGGCGGATCGACCGCGACCGGATCCTCAAGGAGGTCCAGGAGCTCGGCTGGCCGGTCTTCGTCAAGCCGGCTCGCGCCGGGTCGAGCCAGGGCATCTCCAAGGCACACGACCTGGCGGAGCTGGAGCGGGCCGTCGAGGCCGCCCGCGAGCACGACCCCAAGGTGCTGGTCGAGGCCGCGATCGTGGGCCGCGAGATCGAGTGCGCGGTCCTGGAGTCGCTGGGCGACGAGGCCGCGCGGGCCAGCCTGCCCGGTGAGGTGCTGGTCCACGGCGGGCATGAGTTCTTCAACTTCGAGGCCAAATACATCGGCGACGACATGTCCCTGTCCGTGCCCGCCGACATCCCCGCCGACGTGGCCGAGAACCTGCGGGCCATGGCCGTGCGTGCGTTCGAGGCACTGGGCTGCGAGGGCCTGTCCCGGGTCGACTTCTTCTACACTCCCGACGGCCGTCTGATCCTCAACGAGATCAACACGATGCCGGGCTTCACCGCGATGTCGGTCGCGCCGCAGCTGTGGGCGGCCACCGGCCTGCCCTACGCCGGTCTGGTCGACCGGCTGATCCAGCTGGCGCTGCAGCGCTCGCCCGGCCTACGGTAG
- the cofC gene encoding 2-phospho-L-lactate guanylyltransferase produces the protein MPASESSGWTLVVPVKTLVAAKTRLSEAAGPHRAELAVAIACDTVEAALSCALVTRVVVVTGDPVAAEPLDGVGAHVVGDPAAGLNAALRHGAQEAVRLAPGAPVGALQADLPALRPAELALVLTAAAEFDQAFLPDATDVGTTFYGVRPGIPFTPGFGGPSRDRHLRRGAKEIFLDGIDSVRRDVDTPDDLRAALALGLGPRTLKMVETIRGGSPAGGPPAP, from the coding sequence ATGCCTGCATCGGAGAGCTCTGGCTGGACCCTCGTCGTCCCGGTCAAGACACTGGTCGCCGCCAAGACACGGCTCTCGGAGGCGGCCGGCCCGCACCGGGCGGAGCTGGCCGTGGCGATCGCCTGTGACACGGTCGAAGCCGCGCTGAGCTGTGCGCTCGTCACGCGGGTCGTGGTGGTGACGGGTGATCCGGTGGCGGCCGAGCCGCTCGACGGCGTGGGCGCCCATGTCGTCGGCGATCCGGCGGCGGGGCTGAACGCGGCGCTGCGGCACGGCGCCCAGGAGGCGGTACGGCTGGCGCCCGGCGCCCCCGTCGGCGCCCTCCAGGCCGATCTGCCCGCTCTCCGCCCGGCGGAGCTGGCGCTCGTGCTCACCGCCGCCGCGGAGTTCGACCAGGCGTTCCTGCCCGACGCGACCGACGTCGGCACGACCTTCTACGGCGTACGGCCCGGCATCCCGTTCACCCCCGGGTTCGGTGGCCCGTCACGCGACCGCCACCTGCGGCGGGGCGCCAAGGAGATCTTCCTGGACGGGATCGACTCGGTCCGCCGGGACGTCGACACCCCCGATGACCTGCGGGCGGCCCTGGCCCTCGGCCTGGGGCCGCGCACGCTGAAGATGGTCGAGACGATCAGAGGAGGGTCCCCCGCCGGAGGACCCCCCGCTCCGTGA
- a CDS encoding DUF3515 domain-containing protein, with the protein MSLRFTRWTACACALLILAGCGGTVRVDPPTPEGAAAAGCDALGERLPQKLDGASRVESTPASPYVAVWGEGEIALRCGVPRPATMTATQQVPEINGVAWFSDPARPLLFTAIGREAYVEVTISRRHTPENILVDLAAPIKAALP; encoded by the coding sequence ATGTCACTCCGGTTCACTCGATGGACGGCCTGCGCCTGCGCCCTGCTGATCCTGGCGGGATGCGGTGGCACGGTCCGGGTGGATCCCCCCACCCCGGAGGGAGCGGCCGCCGCCGGGTGCGACGCACTCGGCGAGCGGCTCCCGCAGAAACTCGACGGCGCCTCCCGGGTGGAGAGCACTCCCGCGTCGCCGTACGTCGCGGTGTGGGGGGAAGGGGAGATCGCGCTGCGCTGCGGGGTGCCGCGACCGGCGACGATGACGGCCACGCAACAGGTGCCCGAGATCAACGGGGTGGCGTGGTTCTCCGACCCCGCGAGACCGTTGCTGTTCACCGCCATCGGCCGGGAGGCCTACGTGGAGGTGACGATCTCCCGGCGGCACACCCCGGAGAACATCCTCGTCGACCTCGCGGCCCCCATCAAGGCGGCGCTACCGTAG
- a CDS encoding lysophospholipid acyltransferase family protein: protein MRRPGWPSRFWVAVAVTIVKPIAWLLVKKDWRRADRLPGSGGIILATNHLSWLDPILLSHYLYANGRWPTILAKSGLFSVPVIGHMVKSLMAIPVYRGSADAARSLKESEERIADGACVLFYPEGTCTRDPRFWPMEGRTGAARLALATGAPVIPVAHWGAQEILPYGSKKPRLLPRTTFRVLTGPPVDLSKYLGQELRADVLRDATADIMAAITSLLAELREEEAPDAPFGKPADR from the coding sequence ATGAGACGTCCTGGCTGGCCTTCCCGATTCTGGGTCGCCGTGGCCGTCACGATCGTCAAGCCGATCGCGTGGTTGCTGGTCAAGAAGGACTGGCGCCGGGCCGACCGCCTGCCCGGCTCCGGCGGGATCATCCTGGCGACCAACCACCTCTCGTGGCTGGACCCCATCCTGCTGTCGCACTACCTCTACGCCAACGGGCGCTGGCCGACGATCCTGGCCAAGTCGGGACTCTTCTCGGTGCCGGTGATCGGGCACATGGTGAAGTCGCTGATGGCCATCCCGGTCTACCGGGGAAGCGCCGACGCGGCCCGCTCGCTCAAGGAGTCGGAGGAGCGGATCGCCGACGGGGCGTGCGTGCTGTTCTACCCCGAGGGCACCTGCACCCGCGATCCCCGGTTCTGGCCGATGGAGGGCAGGACGGGCGCGGCGCGGCTGGCCCTGGCCACCGGCGCGCCGGTGATCCCGGTGGCCCACTGGGGAGCCCAGGAGATCCTCCCCTACGGCAGCAAGAAGCCCAGGCTCCTCCCGCGTACGACCTTCCGCGTGCTGACGGGGCCGCCGGTCGACCTGTCGAAGTACCTGGGGCAGGAGCTCCGCGCCGACGTCCTGCGTGATGCGACCGCCGACATCATGGCGGCCATCACGTCCCTGCTCGCCGAGCTGCGCGAGGAGGAGGCGCCCGATGCGCCGTTCGGGAAACCTGCTGACCGCTGA
- the thiD gene encoding bifunctional hydroxymethylpyrimidine kinase/phosphomethylpyrimidine kinase, with product MGDMTVSTPPRVLTVAGSDSGGGAGIQADLKTMLALGVHGMSVITAVTAQNSLGVQGYWELSPEAVRAQLDSVLGDIGAQAIKTGMLASPVLVETVAEVLARVDAPVVVDPVGVSKHGDALLAPEAVDTVKSRLLRTATVVTPNLWEVSQLTGVKVEDERDLRRAADAILELGPAWALIKGGHLPGAPVDLLTDGSREFRFTAERHDNRHTHGTGCTLASAIASYLALGEDVPAAVEKAKAYVTGAIAHGFPLGEGIGPVDHAWRLRG from the coding sequence ATGGGGGACATGACCGTTTCAACCCCTCCTCGCGTGCTGACCGTCGCCGGTTCCGACTCCGGTGGGGGTGCGGGCATCCAGGCCGACCTGAAAACCATGCTGGCCCTGGGCGTGCACGGCATGAGCGTGATCACCGCGGTGACCGCGCAGAACTCGCTGGGCGTCCAGGGATACTGGGAACTGTCCCCGGAGGCGGTGCGCGCCCAGCTCGACTCCGTGCTCGGCGACATCGGCGCGCAGGCGATCAAGACCGGGATGCTGGCCTCGCCCGTGCTGGTGGAGACGGTCGCCGAGGTGCTGGCCCGAGTGGACGCGCCGGTCGTGGTGGACCCGGTGGGGGTCTCCAAGCACGGTGACGCGCTGCTCGCCCCCGAGGCGGTGGACACGGTGAAGTCGCGCCTGCTGCGGACGGCCACCGTGGTCACCCCCAACCTCTGGGAGGTGTCCCAGCTGACCGGGGTGAAGGTCGAGGACGAGAGGGACCTGCGCCGGGCCGCCGACGCGATCCTGGAGCTCGGCCCCGCCTGGGCGCTGATCAAGGGCGGCCATCTGCCCGGAGCCCCGGTGGACCTGCTGACCGACGGCAGCCGGGAGTTCCGCTTCACCGCCGAGCGCCACGACAACCGCCACACCCACGGCACCGGCTGCACCCTCGCCTCGGCGATCGCCTCCTACCTGGCGCTCGGCGAGGACGTCCCGGCCGCGGTGGAGAAGGCCAAGGCGTACGTCACGGGCGCGATCGCCCACGGGTTCCCGCTGGGCGAGGGGATCGGCCCGGTGGACCACGCCTGGCGGCTGCGCGGGTGA
- a CDS encoding DAK2 domain-containing protein, producing the protein MLQVLDPSAIRRWSRLAAESLGRAREEIDALNVFPVPDGDTGTNLHLTMLSAAEALDGLPGDADAATTWQTLAQGALLGARGNSGVIVSQALRGLAEVLRVTEGRGADLGRGLVRAAELARDAVARPVEGTVLSVLTAVAGAVRDLPGDLASIAGRAAEEARSALRRTPGQLDVLARSGVVDAGGAGLALILESLAAVVTDSYGGRADIPAPARRITAPEPEEGPGYEVQHLLDADEAAVGVLRRELDALGDSLVIVGGDGLWNVHVHTDDAGAAIEAAIRAGRPHRIRVTYLAGSGRTHPAARGRGVVAVAAGPALATVFEQAGAVVVRREPGAGPPLAAVLAAIREAGSEVVVLPNDGGAREVAAAAAEIAREEGLTVSVLPTRASVQGLAALAVHDPLRRFDDDVVAMTDAAAHTRHGHVWVADREVMTSAGLTGPGDVLGVIDGDAAVIGTDLVGTALDTVRRMVSPSSELVTMLEGVNAPEGLAVAVRDHLAATRPDVEVVLYVGGQGGYPLLIGVE; encoded by the coding sequence ATGCTGCAGGTTCTCGACCCGTCCGCGATCCGCCGGTGGTCGCGGCTGGCCGCGGAGTCCCTGGGGAGGGCGCGTGAGGAGATCGACGCGCTCAACGTCTTCCCCGTGCCCGACGGCGACACGGGCACCAACCTGCACCTGACCATGCTCTCCGCGGCCGAGGCGCTCGACGGACTGCCCGGCGACGCCGACGCCGCGACCACCTGGCAGACCCTGGCGCAGGGGGCGCTGCTCGGTGCCCGCGGCAACTCCGGCGTCATCGTCAGTCAGGCGCTGCGCGGCCTCGCCGAGGTGCTCAGGGTGACCGAGGGACGCGGCGCCGACCTCGGACGCGGGCTGGTCAGGGCGGCCGAGCTGGCCCGCGACGCGGTGGCCAGGCCGGTCGAGGGCACGGTGCTCAGTGTGCTCACCGCGGTCGCCGGGGCCGTGCGCGACCTGCCGGGAGATCTCGCCTCGATCGCCGGGCGGGCCGCGGAGGAGGCGCGCTCCGCGCTCCGCCGTACCCCCGGCCAGCTCGACGTGCTCGCCCGCAGCGGCGTCGTCGACGCGGGCGGAGCGGGACTGGCACTCATCCTGGAGAGCCTCGCCGCGGTGGTCACCGACTCCTACGGCGGGCGGGCGGACATCCCGGCGCCGGCCCGCCGGATCACCGCCCCCGAGCCGGAGGAGGGCCCCGGCTACGAGGTCCAGCATCTGCTGGACGCCGACGAGGCCGCAGTCGGCGTGCTGCGCCGGGAGCTGGACGCGCTCGGCGACTCCCTGGTGATCGTGGGCGGTGACGGCCTGTGGAACGTGCATGTCCACACCGACGACGCGGGCGCGGCGATCGAGGCCGCCATCCGGGCGGGACGTCCCCACCGGATCAGGGTGACCTACCTGGCCGGCTCCGGCCGGACCCATCCGGCGGCCCGGGGCAGGGGCGTGGTCGCCGTGGCCGCCGGCCCCGCGCTGGCCACCGTGTTCGAGCAGGCGGGCGCCGTGGTGGTCCGCAGGGAGCCCGGCGCCGGCCCGCCCCTCGCGGCGGTGCTCGCCGCGATCCGCGAGGCGGGTTCGGAGGTCGTGGTGCTGCCCAACGACGGCGGAGCCCGCGAGGTCGCGGCCGCCGCCGCCGAGATCGCCCGGGAGGAGGGCCTGACGGTCAGCGTGCTGCCCACCAGGGCCTCGGTGCAGGGCCTGGCGGCGCTGGCCGTCCACGACCCGCTACGGCGCTTCGACGACGACGTGGTGGCCATGACGGACGCCGCGGCGCACACCCGCCACGGGCATGTCTGGGTGGCCGACCGCGAGGTCATGACGAGCGCGGGGCTGACCGGGCCGGGAGACGTGCTGGGCGTGATCGACGGCGACGCCGCGGTGATCGGCACGGACCTGGTGGGCACCGCCCTGGACACCGTCCGCCGCATGGTGTCGCCGAGCAGCGAGCTGGTGACCATGCTCGAAGGCGTCAACGCGCCGGAGGGGCTGGCCGTGGCCGTACGGGACCACCTGGCCGCGACCCGGCCCGATGTCGAGGTCGTCCTTTACGTGGGCGGCCAGGGCGGCTATCCGCTGCTCATCGGCGTCGAGTGA